In one Rutidosis leptorrhynchoides isolate AG116_Rl617_1_P2 chromosome 8, CSIRO_AGI_Rlap_v1, whole genome shotgun sequence genomic region, the following are encoded:
- the LOC139864940 gene encoding dof zinc finger protein DOF1.5-like produces MADVHKGHDSNEIKLFGKMINVQAMRELKEEPINKSEVLNDNDDDDQQSLVNKRPDKIISCPRCKSMDTKFCYFNNYNVNQPRHYCKGCQRYWTAGGALRNVPVGAGRRKAKSPCNHGGLSDTFSDVSFSNDGIVEWHMAAHGGFQHLFPVKRRRNSTGDV; encoded by the coding sequence ATGGCCGACGTGCATAAAGGTCATGATTCGAATGAAATCAAGTTATTTGGCAAGATGATTAATGTACAAGCGATGCGAGAATTAAAAGAAGAACCAATAAACAAATCCGAAGTACTAAATGATAACGACGATGATGATCAACAAAGTCTAGTTAACAAGAGGCCAGACAAGATCATATCATGCCCTAGGTGCAAAAGCATGGACACAAAATTTTGTTACTTCAACAACTACAATGTTAATCAACCAAGACACTATTGTAAAGGGTGTCAAAGGTATTGGACAGCTGGTGGGGCCCTTCGTAACGTACCAGTGGGAGCTGGTCGTCGAAAGGCTAAGTCACCATGCAACCATGGTGGTTTGAGTGACACTTTTTCGGATGTTTCATTTTCGAACGATGGGATTGTGGAGTGGCACATGGCGGCACATGGCGGTTTTCAACATCTTTTTCCGGTGAAGAGGCGGAGGAATTCAACTGGTGATGTTTAA